AGTGGCTTGCTTAAGGGTGAGAGTGGCATTCACCAGAGGGTGAAGCAATATGCTTCATTGGCTGAGAGGAACTGGCAAAAGGCAATAGACTTTTATGGTCCTCAGACACATCCTACCATGTACTTGACTATTCTTATTGAGAGATCAGCTCTTTCATTAAGCCTCTCAAGATCATTGCATCTAAACGTGGTATGTTATATGCAGTTATCATTTACTATACTGTCAGTTGAATATTTGTATTGTTTTGCTTAAGGTGTTTTCAGTAACTTTTATATGGTATGTTTTTGGCGAATGTCAGTTGAATATTTCTAGTACGCTTGTGCTAACTCAGCTTATATTTGTCCATTATATTTTGTACACTAAAATAAAGCAGGAAAAAGCGCTGTTTACTATATATTTACGTGATCCATTTACCACACTAAAGATGCTCTGATAAATTGCATTTTTCTCCAGATTCTGGATGCATTGTCCGGCCTACTTGAAGCACGCTATGTATCGGAAGCATTCGCGGATATATTTAGTACAGAATACCCAGAATTGCACAAGAAGTATTGGAGTCAGTTACAGACGCTTTTGAAGAAAATGCTGGCTGTGAATCTCTCTGTAAATTCAAATAAATCTTCAACAGATACCGTGTCAGCTACAACATCTAACAGGTCCGGAGATGCTGGAAAGCTCAGGGAGCTTTACAAAATGTCTTTGAAGTCAACTGACATTCGCCAATTACATGCAATGTACAGCGTGTGGTCATCATTATCTCTAATCAAGAACAAAAACATGAACCCTGTTGATGTTTCATCTTAAATTTTTGTTGCATCTTATAGTTTCAGACAGTTATTGTGGCCAGATGGCTTATAAGATCGGTGTTCTTGGATTACAATCGAAGAGGAGATGCAAAATGTTCTACTTGGTTTACTGCTTCTGCACCTTGCTGTTTTGTTATGGTTGTGAACAAGGATGATGATGCATATTCATGACTGCTCTATATGTATATTCTCgtgtatttttgtttttttttttctgtattcACTGGTTTGGTTCAACTATTTTTCTGTTCCTTTGCTGGTTCTTTGCTTGAGCTCAATTGTTCTCCCGGCAACCTTTTTCCGTTGCAATtgggataaaaaaaattaggtaacGAAGTTAAAACTCAgtactaaataatataattaatttaaaatagaatttaaatatgaggtaaaataaaaaaataattttttttcagcTCGTCTATTTTTCATGATAATCATGTTGCACAAAATTTCACCATCaagtgataaatattcatcattttttttaaaataaaaattctatccTTTTGGATTATCGTAAAAgactaaatcattaaaaactttaattttttaattgatttttttttcaactatttatCAAAGCTGTGGTAAACTTGAACCAAATTATCAAGGACATTTTTGTCAATCGACATTTAAACCCCAGAACAACCGCAACCCTTCTATTCTTCTTCGACTGAAAGTCCAGATAATTCAAATGACGATGATATAAACGCGAACCCTCTGCCAATCTCATCGTCATTTCCTGACTGTTTGATCTTTTTCTTTTGCTCGATCTGAATCTGGTTAAAATAACAGAAGAACAATGGAAGAGCTGAGATCAGCTGTGGAGGAGCACATGGAATTAATGGCGGATCTAGTTCAGAAGCTATCCTCGGAGCTTCGTTCGGGCCTCCGACCCGCCTATGATAACTTTATGGGCTTCTTCCATGCAATCGACTGGAAGGTCCGCTTTCTGTCTATTATTTTCTCATTGGTTTCCCTGCATTTTGGGTAAAGTTTAGATCCAGGGGACGGGGAAAGAGAGATTTAGAGGATTTGACTGTTTGATATTTTGCGTGGTCGATTGTTTTATCTTCAACTTTTTCTCAGTAACCAAAGTGAATTCTAATATGAATGCCCGTGTCAGATTTGAGATGCACGAATTATCATTTTAGTTGGTGATTGGAACAATGCTAAATCCAGGTTTAAACTCGTAATAATGCCTTACTGTAGTTCTTTATCTGATCTGCCTGATGTAAAGGTGGTTTCTTGAGTTAGATCGTTTGCCATGCCTGACTTATGAGTTTAACTTATGTTACTTTGGGCATTTGTAATATTTTAACGTATAAGTTGATCTATTTCTAACAGACTTTTAGCTTTCATTTTATGCACGGTTGTCGGTAATGGAAAGTTGAAACTTTTCAAATGGGATGCTTAAAGCCATAAATCTTAGATGACTTGTTGTTTAGCGTCAGGTCTTAGGCGTGGTCTTTATATTGATTCTACTTGTGTTCTTGATCCACCATCTATTGGTAACAATTCCCTAACCTTTTCCCCCCTATTTGGCAGGAGCCATGGTTAATGTGCTTACTGGCATTCCATGTTTTCTTATTGATAGTAACAATCTTCTCGAGGAAGAACACTAACTTCCAGATGTGTTTGTTCCTTCTGGCATGTAAGTTTGTTGTTTCTCAGTTATCTGCAGTCATCTTCAATATATGAGTATTTAGAACTCGCCTTTTGATTATAGTAGTTTGTTACTGATCCTTTTTTACTTGATTTATTCTAATGTGAAGCTTCTCAAATAAACTCTCTTGTGGTTGAATGGTTGAGGACATATGTAATATTGCATGTTAATATATCAATGACCTTGCTtagcaaaaaatatatatatatatattataatgaccTTGCAGTGTGATTATGGTTAGCCCATTAGCTTGGTAGTTAACCTTGGATCAGATAGAGTTTCCAAATTCCAAGATATTGAATAGGACTTGGCAGCTTCACAGTATTTACAAGGACCAGCTTTCCAGCTTCTATCAATAAACAATGTTTCCTCATGCCCAACTTGCCCTTGAATAAGTAATGCAAGGCTATTTAAAaaacatttacacttttgtctTGCTACAAAAGTTGATTTGGATTCTTGCAATCTTAAACTCCAAAGCTGAGAAGCAAATAGTAGATGACTTGACAAGCAAAAGAACCCTATTCACTTCCATATGTTAGGGTGCGTATACATCCTTCCATGTTTGTTCCTGGCCCCCTAGACTTGTAACCTCGATAGTCATCTATGTAGTGGAACATAAAGTAGCAATCTTTGCTAGAcattaatgatttaattattacCTAGGATGTCTGGTTCTTTGCTTCAAGCAAGGAATCCAGGATAGGACTTCCCATTTCagaattcattttaaaatttctgtgGTGAAGCCATCTGTAAGTCAGTTAAGTAGGGGTAAAAGTTGAAATGGAACTTCGTCAAGACTATAGATGGATAAGTGTAAAACCTTTACTTCTGCCATGCTTGGACTCTGTGAAGTAGAAACACAGCTGAAACTTTGGGAAGAAGATCATCATGCCATTGAAGGGGTCAGAAGGGAAAATAGTTGAAGTCATTATAGCTGTAACTCAATATTGAAGCCTTTCAATGTTATCAAGCATTCCGAAACATTGAGCAGGATCCTAATGCCGATCTGCATAATAAGacataagtatttgttttctttctggCAAATTAGTCAGTACCGTTTCATGCATCACCAAATATTTCTGCAATGAAAATATTGAAGC
The sequence above is drawn from the Gossypium hirsutum isolate 1008001.06 chromosome A05, Gossypium_hirsutum_v2.1, whole genome shotgun sequence genome and encodes:
- the LOC107959532 gene encoding transmembrane protein 18, translated to MEELRSAVEEHMELMADLVQKLSSELRSGLRPAYDNFMGFFHAIDWKEPWLMCLLAFHVFLLIVTIFSRKNTNFQMCLFLLALLGVYFAELLNGFLGDNWKKFAKQNYFDPSGLFLSVLWSGPLLIIAIIILINTLFSMCYLIVRWKKAELRHRARLARNKQD